One genomic segment of Stenotrophomonas sp. 704A1 includes these proteins:
- a CDS encoding alpha/beta fold hydrolase has translation MSALALPEVVMLPGLDGTGAMSVHFLSALQAHGLATRALALPAEGGQQYPALATWIWPRLPRSPFVLIAESFSGPLALELAARRPGALRGLVLAATFVRRPVPLPAASAALLLPAWPMPPPALLAPLLLGRWRTGAHLALLRAALAQVPAVTLRQRAAATLRVDGRALLPRIAVPTLSLQGRQDRLLWRASVTELRALLPEAQHVALEGPHLLLQACAEPAAAVVAGWVKALPRID, from the coding sequence GTGAGCGCGCTGGCGCTGCCGGAGGTGGTGATGCTGCCGGGCCTGGACGGCACCGGCGCGATGTCGGTGCATTTCCTGTCCGCGCTGCAGGCCCATGGGCTGGCTACGCGGGCGCTGGCGCTGCCGGCTGAAGGTGGGCAGCAGTATCCCGCGCTTGCCACGTGGATCTGGCCACGGCTGCCACGATCGCCGTTCGTCCTGATTGCCGAATCGTTCTCGGGCCCGCTGGCGCTGGAACTCGCGGCGCGGCGGCCGGGCGCGCTGCGCGGGCTGGTCCTGGCCGCCACCTTCGTGCGCCGGCCGGTACCGCTGCCGGCGGCCAGCGCGGCACTGCTGTTGCCGGCCTGGCCGATGCCGCCCCCCGCGCTGCTGGCGCCTCTGCTGCTGGGGCGGTGGCGCACCGGAGCGCATCTGGCGTTGTTGCGCGCTGCCCTGGCGCAGGTCCCGGCGGTCACGCTGCGGCAGCGCGCCGCAGCGACCCTGCGCGTCGATGGGCGCGCGCTGCTGCCCCGGATCGCGGTACCGACGCTGTCCCTGCAGGGCCGTCAGGATCGCCTGCTATGGCGTGCGAGCGTGACCGAGCTGCGGGCGTTGCTGCCGGAGGCACAGCACGTTGCGCTGGAAGGACCGCACCTGTTGCTGCAGGCCTGCGCCGAACCGGCCGCCGCAGTGGTGGCCGGTTGGGTGAAGGCGCTGCCGCGCATCGATTAG
- a CDS encoding autotransporter domain-containing protein, with protein MSAPNFIRPLLRAALLLLLLAGILSSVQAAPTQLIFSNAGGIGATFAEDGQGGSTDIPGITLQIFHTSNAAGTPAAGMTWQDNTFFLSDDPSWNGLTHVDNAGRFGLAIRSANGRRFSIASFKYYNWGETLDTTYTVEGYRGGAVVGSRNFSIPPGLSIPLTVSLPAGIFGNVDEVRIRTLSGGTNINSSWHSINNLLVEAANTAPADMTLSNPSVGQSAGVNAVIGTLSTTDADAGDTFTYALASGAGDGGNASFNISGNTLRANDARTLAAGGVSIRLRSTDSAGASVEKIFNLTVIDDLAPAVASIAPSGSPPATATSMTFDAVFSEPVSNVSTDDFTVVGTGSAAGSVGAVSGSGTTYAVTVTGITGNGTLRLNLNSGTNVVDTAGNAAAAFTAGSTHTVAIPTAPGAPIIGIATAFDGQASVPFTAPPDNGGSIITGYTVTASPGGMTVGGAGSPLLVTGLDNGTAYTFTVTATNAIGTGVASSASNAVTPKAAQSITFANPGTQIFGTTPTLTASSSAGLAVTFTSSTTAVCTITSGGTVAFISAGTCSITAGQAGNGAIAAAADVMQSFTVNAITPTAPTIGTATAGDAQATVTFTAPASNGGAPITSYTVTANPGGNTGIGAGSPITVTGLTNGVNYTFSVAATNNVGTGNGSAASNAVIPASPQTITFANPGAQNYGTMPTLTATSTSGLPVSFTSATPGVCTITSGGVLAFATAGTCTVRADQSGNSSYLAANPVSQSFTVNPVVPGAPTGAIATPSGTGEIKVAFSAPLSSGGAAITSYSVTSIPGGITALGAGSPITVSGLTVGQTYTFTVTATNSSGTSAPSPASNAAVAADAIVASPSSATVPYGAGSVVPLAISGVASTVSIVSAPTHGATSVVGTTVTYTPTPGYAGTDSFSFQASDGNMTSATAVVSLTVSAPTLATSPASLTAATAGTAYTQALVTSGGAAPYGYQVQGGSLPSGMTLSAAGVLAGTPTAAGTYTFSVRATDSSTGSGPFHVDTAYTLQVSAPQIGFALSTLPQSSTAVAYTQRLQVSGGVAPYSFQVSAGALPSGLSLGSDGTFSGTPTGAGSYAFTVTVTDGNGFTASQAFTLDVIEAVQQITAFVANPTAPVYSIDGRFTVSASGGASGSPVLFATTTPAICRVEGSAVVMLAAGRCSLTADQAGNAQYQAAAQVTLDVDITAAVPVLQWPQELHKVFGEAAFDLADPQSPSRGTFSYSSSNTSVATVQGRTVTVAGEGVTILTVTQAAAGGFAVGTAQLRLVVSQRPDPSRDPGVIAGLQAQVDASVRFASAQQANIRDRLRQVRGGSNTSSNQVSLSYSGGNDLPSVSVPMSRLGGDALPTLPAGWGMWASGTASYGAVAGRSSYDFRTDGLSVGVDRAFGDQLLFGLAASIGRNTSDMDDSDARVRSDQRSLAAYGLWRGGDHVFVDGVLATGTLDFDTRRWSADADAFAQGKREGDQWFGSLSVGYEHRTAGISLAGYGRVEASRSTLDSYHERGAGLYDLVYREQVVRNSAVALGLEGAYLPTDPEARVRPFWSIEYRQALDDKGDAYMNYVVGPRAQDYQLRMQSYNDHALSIAAGMDVRLQRGWFMSLLLGHEQTRGSSRASSIGLRVGYGAAGGASGTNTLGNNDGSGKQRCNPRRCPPQASAAPR; from the coding sequence ATGTCCGCACCAAACTTCATCCGGCCGCTGCTGCGGGCGGCGCTTCTGCTGTTGCTGCTGGCCGGCATCCTGTCCAGCGTGCAGGCCGCACCGACCCAGTTGATCTTCAGCAACGCCGGCGGCATCGGCGCCACCTTCGCAGAGGACGGCCAGGGCGGGTCGACCGATATCCCAGGCATCACCCTGCAGATATTCCACACCAGCAATGCAGCCGGCACGCCTGCGGCTGGAATGACCTGGCAGGACAACACCTTTTTCTTGAGCGATGACCCGTCGTGGAACGGGCTGACCCATGTCGACAATGCCGGCCGTTTCGGCCTGGCAATCCGGTCGGCGAACGGCCGGCGTTTCTCGATAGCCTCGTTCAAGTACTACAACTGGGGCGAAACGCTGGACACGACGTATACCGTTGAAGGCTACCGCGGCGGCGCCGTGGTCGGCAGCCGCAACTTCTCGATTCCTCCGGGCCTGAGCATTCCGCTCACCGTGTCACTGCCAGCGGGCATCTTCGGCAATGTGGATGAAGTGCGGATCCGCACGCTCAGTGGCGGCACCAACATCAACAGCAGCTGGCACTCGATCAACAACCTGCTCGTCGAGGCCGCCAACACCGCGCCTGCGGACATGACGCTGAGCAATCCCAGTGTCGGCCAGAGCGCGGGGGTGAATGCCGTGATCGGTACGCTCAGCACCACCGATGCCGATGCCGGTGACACCTTCACCTACGCCCTGGCGAGCGGCGCCGGGGACGGCGGCAATGCGTCCTTCAACATCAGCGGAAACACGCTCCGCGCCAACGATGCGCGCACGCTTGCGGCAGGTGGCGTGAGCATCCGTCTGCGCAGCACCGACAGTGCCGGCGCAAGCGTGGAGAAGATCTTCAACCTCACCGTCATCGACGATCTCGCTCCGGCCGTTGCCAGCATCGCACCCAGCGGTTCACCGCCGGCTACCGCCACCAGCATGACCTTCGATGCGGTGTTCAGCGAACCGGTGAGCAATGTGTCCACCGACGACTTCACTGTCGTCGGCACCGGCAGCGCGGCCGGCAGCGTCGGCGCGGTGTCCGGCAGCGGAACAACCTACGCCGTGACCGTCACCGGCATCACCGGCAACGGCACGCTTCGATTGAACCTCAACAGCGGTACCAACGTCGTCGACACCGCCGGCAACGCGGCCGCAGCGTTCACTGCGGGCAGCACCCATACCGTGGCCATCCCCACGGCACCCGGCGCCCCAATCATAGGCATTGCAACCGCCTTCGACGGCCAGGCATCGGTGCCGTTCACTGCACCGCCCGACAACGGCGGCTCGATCATCACCGGCTACACCGTGACGGCGTCGCCGGGCGGCATGACCGTGGGCGGCGCCGGCTCGCCGCTGCTCGTCACCGGACTGGACAACGGTACGGCCTATACCTTCACCGTCACCGCCACCAATGCCATCGGCACCGGCGTGGCATCCAGTGCATCCAATGCCGTTACACCGAAGGCTGCACAGAGCATCACCTTCGCCAATCCCGGCACCCAGATTTTCGGCACGACGCCGACGTTGACCGCCAGCAGCAGCGCCGGCCTGGCAGTGACGTTCACCTCCAGCACCACCGCTGTGTGCACGATTACCAGTGGCGGCACCGTGGCCTTCATTTCTGCCGGTACCTGCAGCATCACCGCCGGACAGGCCGGCAACGGCGCCATCGCCGCAGCGGCGGATGTCATGCAGAGCTTCACCGTCAACGCGATCACGCCCACGGCGCCGACGATCGGCACCGCCACCGCAGGCGATGCACAGGCCACCGTCACCTTCACCGCGCCGGCCAGCAACGGCGGCGCCCCCATCACCAGCTACACGGTGACCGCAAACCCGGGCGGCAATACCGGCATCGGTGCTGGCTCGCCGATCACCGTGACCGGCCTGACCAATGGCGTGAACTACACGTTCTCCGTCGCCGCCACCAACAACGTTGGCACCGGCAACGGATCAGCCGCTTCCAACGCCGTCATCCCGGCCTCGCCGCAGACCATCACCTTCGCCAACCCGGGCGCGCAGAACTACGGCACCATGCCCACGCTGACCGCCACCTCGACATCGGGCCTGCCGGTGTCGTTCACCTCGGCCACTCCCGGCGTGTGCACGATCACCAGCGGCGGCGTCCTGGCCTTCGCCACTGCCGGTACCTGCACCGTCCGCGCGGACCAGAGCGGCAACAGCAGCTATCTGGCGGCGAACCCGGTCAGCCAGTCCTTCACGGTCAATCCGGTGGTACCGGGCGCACCCACCGGCGCCATCGCCACGCCCTCGGGCACCGGTGAAATCAAGGTAGCGTTCAGCGCTCCGCTCAGCAGCGGTGGCGCTGCGATCACCAGCTACAGCGTGACGTCCATTCCTGGCGGCATCACCGCCCTGGGCGCGGGCAGCCCGATCACCGTCAGTGGGCTCACGGTCGGCCAGACCTATACCTTCACGGTGACGGCCACCAACAGCAGCGGCACCAGCGCGCCCTCGCCCGCGTCCAACGCGGCCGTCGCGGCCGATGCGATCGTCGCCAGTCCGTCCAGTGCGACCGTGCCTTACGGCGCAGGCAGCGTGGTGCCGTTGGCGATCAGCGGCGTGGCCAGTACGGTCAGCATCGTCAGCGCCCCCACCCATGGCGCGACGTCCGTTGTTGGCACCACCGTCACCTACACCCCCACGCCCGGCTACGCGGGCACCGACAGCTTCAGCTTCCAGGCCAGCGACGGCAACATGACCTCGGCCACGGCGGTGGTGTCACTCACCGTTTCCGCGCCGACCCTGGCCACCTCGCCGGCGTCGTTGACCGCCGCCACGGCCGGCACCGCCTACACCCAGGCGCTGGTTACCAGCGGTGGCGCCGCGCCCTACGGCTACCAGGTGCAGGGCGGCTCCCTGCCGAGCGGCATGACGCTCAGCGCCGCGGGGGTGCTGGCAGGCACACCGACCGCCGCTGGCACGTATACCTTCAGCGTCCGCGCTACCGACAGCAGCACGGGCAGCGGCCCGTTCCATGTTGATACGGCCTACACGCTGCAGGTCAGCGCGCCGCAGATCGGGTTTGCGCTGTCCACGCTCCCGCAGTCCTCCACAGCCGTCGCCTACACCCAGCGGCTGCAGGTTTCCGGAGGTGTCGCACCCTACAGCTTCCAGGTCAGCGCGGGCGCCCTGCCTTCCGGCCTCAGCCTGGGCAGCGATGGCACCTTCTCCGGCACGCCCACCGGTGCAGGCAGCTACGCGTTCACGGTGACCGTCACCGATGGCAACGGCTTCACCGCGAGCCAGGCGTTCACCCTGGACGTGATCGAGGCGGTCCAGCAGATCACCGCGTTCGTGGCCAATCCCACCGCCCCGGTCTACAGCATCGATGGGCGCTTCACCGTCTCAGCCAGCGGTGGCGCCTCCGGCAGTCCGGTGCTCTTTGCCACCACCACCCCTGCGATATGCCGTGTCGAAGGCAGCGCGGTGGTCATGCTGGCGGCCGGCCGTTGCAGCCTGACCGCCGACCAGGCCGGCAACGCGCAGTACCAGGCCGCGGCCCAGGTCACGCTGGACGTGGACATCACCGCCGCCGTACCGGTGCTGCAGTGGCCGCAGGAACTGCACAAGGTGTTCGGTGAGGCCGCGTTCGACCTGGCCGACCCGCAGAGCCCGAGCCGCGGCACCTTCAGCTACAGCAGCAGCAATACCTCGGTCGCCACCGTGCAGGGCCGGACCGTCACCGTTGCCGGCGAGGGCGTAACGATCCTGACCGTCACCCAGGCCGCCGCCGGTGGCTTTGCGGTGGGCACCGCGCAGCTGCGCCTTGTCGTCAGCCAGCGTCCCGATCCGAGCCGCGACCCCGGCGTGATCGCTGGCCTGCAGGCCCAGGTCGATGCCAGTGTGCGCTTCGCCAGTGCGCAGCAGGCCAACATCCGCGATCGCCTGCGTCAGGTCCGCGGCGGCAGCAATACCTCCAGCAACCAGGTGTCGCTGAGCTACAGCGGCGGCAACGATCTACCCAGCGTGTCGGTGCCGATGTCGCGCCTGGGCGGCGATGCGCTGCCGACGCTGCCTGCTGGTTGGGGCATGTGGGCCTCCGGTACTGCCAGCTACGGTGCCGTTGCAGGCCGCAGCAGCTACGACTTCCGCACCGATGGCCTCAGTGTGGGCGTGGATCGTGCGTTCGGCGACCAGTTGCTGTTCGGCCTCGCCGCCAGCATCGGCCGCAATACCAGTGACATGGACGACAGCGATGCACGGGTCAGATCCGATCAGCGCTCGCTGGCCGCCTACGGTCTGTGGCGCGGTGGCGATCACGTGTTCGTCGATGGCGTGCTCGCGACCGGCACGCTGGACTTCGATACGCGCCGCTGGAGTGCGGACGCGGATGCCTTTGCACAGGGCAAGCGTGAGGGTGACCAGTGGTTCGGTTCGCTGTCTGTCGGCTACGAGCACCGCACTGCAGGGATCTCGCTGGCCGGCTACGGTCGGGTCGAAGCCAGCCGCAGCACGCTGGACAGCTACCACGAGCGTGGCGCTGGCCTGTACGACCTGGTCTATCGCGAGCAGGTGGTACGCAACAGCGCCGTCGCGCTGGGCCTGGAGGGCGCGTACCTGCCCACCGACCCGGAGGCGCGCGTGCGTCCGTTCTGGAGCATCGAGTACCGCCAGGCACTGGATGACAAGGGGGATGCCTACATGAACTACGTGGTGGGCCCGCGTGCGCAGGATTACCAGCTGCGCATGCAGAGCTACAACGACCATGCGCTGTCGATCGCGGCCGGCATGGATGTGCGCCTGCAGCGTGGTTGGTTCATGTCGCTGCTGCTGGGCCACGAGCAGACCCGTGGTTCGAGCCGTGCCAGCAGCATCGGCCTGCGTGTGGGCTATGGCGCAGCCGGTGGCGCGTCTGGTACCAATACGCTCGGCAACAACGATGGCAGCGGCAAGCAACGCTGCAACCCGCGCCGTTGCCCGCCGCAGGCCAGCGCCGCGCCGCGCTGA
- a CDS encoding catalase codes for MAASKPTGKRASATPSADRDSRGQGDELHQLAGGAHPVLTSNQGIPVADNQNSLRQGPRGPTLLEDFLLREKITHFDHERIPERIVHARGSAAHGFFELTRSLSKVTRAKILTEVGVKTPVFTRFSTVAGGAGSVDTPRDVRGFAVKFYTREGNWDLVGNNIPVFFIQDAIKFPDLIHAVKMEPDRAFPQAASAHDTFWDFVSLMPESMHMIMWAMSDRTIPRSLRTIEGFGIHSFRLLDEKGNSTFVKFHWRPKLGLQSTIWDEALKLQAADNDFHRRDLFEAIQRGDFPEWELAVQLFTEEQAEGFPFDHLDPTKIIPESLVPLQVIGRMVLDRWPDNFFAETEQVAFCPANVPPGIDFSNDPLLQGRLFSYLDTQLIRLGGPNFNQIPVNAPKCPFANHQRDGHMQMQVPKGRVAYDPSSLQDDSPRETPAGFRSHASADDGRKGRTRAESFADHYSQARMFFRSLEKPEQAHLASALVFELSKVETEKVRVRTVSHLRNIDEGLARRVADGLALPALPDPAPTATPAQDLPAAPEVRVIGRNKPVLQGRCIGILFDAGSDARIIASLRKAAEKAGASVKMVAPRVGGATLSDGKLQAADGQLAGTPSVVFDAVAVVLSADAGKALAKDAAAVGFVSDAWAHLKAIASDEGAQALLKAARVGNDAGIVEAEDSKAFLAAAANRQWAREPKLRLLA; via the coding sequence ATGGCCGCCAGCAAGCCGACCGGCAAGCGCGCTTCCGCCACCCCCTCCGCCGACCGTGACAGCCGCGGCCAGGGCGATGAACTGCACCAGCTCGCGGGAGGCGCCCATCCGGTCCTGACCAGCAACCAGGGCATTCCGGTTGCCGACAACCAGAACTCCCTGCGCCAGGGACCACGCGGCCCCACCCTGCTGGAAGACTTCCTGCTGCGCGAGAAGATCACCCACTTCGACCATGAGCGTATTCCCGAGCGGATCGTCCATGCCCGCGGTTCGGCCGCCCACGGCTTCTTCGAACTCACCCGCTCGCTGAGCAAGGTGACCCGCGCGAAGATCCTCACCGAGGTCGGGGTGAAGACGCCGGTGTTCACCCGCTTCTCCACCGTTGCCGGTGGCGCCGGCTCGGTGGACACCCCGCGCGACGTGCGCGGCTTCGCGGTGAAGTTCTATACCAGGGAAGGCAACTGGGACCTGGTCGGCAACAACATTCCGGTGTTCTTCATCCAGGACGCGATCAAGTTCCCCGACCTGATCCATGCGGTGAAGATGGAACCGGACCGCGCGTTCCCGCAGGCCGCCAGCGCACACGACACGTTCTGGGATTTCGTCTCGCTGATGCCCGAATCGATGCACATGATCATGTGGGCGATGAGCGACCGCACGATTCCGCGCTCGCTGCGCACCATCGAAGGCTTCGGCATCCACAGCTTCCGCCTGCTGGATGAGAAAGGGAACTCCACCTTCGTCAAGTTCCACTGGCGGCCGAAGCTGGGGCTGCAGTCCACCATCTGGGACGAGGCGCTGAAACTGCAGGCCGCCGACAACGATTTCCACCGCCGCGACCTGTTCGAGGCGATCCAGCGCGGCGACTTCCCCGAGTGGGAACTGGCCGTGCAGCTGTTCACTGAAGAGCAGGCCGAAGGCTTCCCGTTCGACCATCTGGATCCGACCAAGATCATCCCCGAGTCGCTGGTGCCGCTGCAGGTGATCGGGCGCATGGTGCTCGATCGCTGGCCGGACAATTTCTTCGCCGAGACCGAGCAGGTAGCGTTCTGCCCGGCCAACGTGCCGCCGGGCATCGACTTCAGCAATGATCCCCTGCTGCAGGGCCGCCTGTTCTCCTACCTGGACACCCAGCTGATCCGGCTGGGCGGGCCCAATTTCAACCAGATTCCGGTGAACGCACCGAAGTGCCCGTTCGCCAACCACCAGCGCGATGGCCACATGCAGATGCAGGTGCCGAAGGGGCGCGTCGCCTACGATCCCAGCTCGCTGCAGGACGACAGCCCGCGTGAAACGCCCGCGGGGTTCCGCAGCCACGCCAGCGCCGACGATGGACGCAAGGGCCGCACCCGCGCGGAGAGCTTCGCCGACCACTACAGCCAGGCGCGGATGTTCTTCCGCAGCCTGGAAAAGCCGGAACAGGCGCACCTGGCCTCTGCGCTGGTGTTCGAGCTGTCGAAGGTGGAAACCGAGAAGGTGCGCGTGCGCACCGTCAGCCATCTGCGCAACATCGACGAAGGCCTGGCCAGGCGCGTGGCCGATGGACTGGCCCTGCCGGCCCTGCCCGATCCTGCGCCGACGGCGACGCCCGCACAGGACCTGCCAGCGGCGCCCGAGGTCCGTGTGATCGGCCGCAACAAGCCGGTGCTGCAGGGCCGGTGCATCGGCATCCTGTTCGACGCAGGTTCCGACGCGCGAATCATCGCCAGCCTGCGCAAGGCTGCTGAAAAGGCCGGCGCCAGCGTGAAGATGGTCGCCCCCAGGGTGGGTGGCGCGACCCTCAGCGACGGCAAGCTGCAGGCGGCCGACGGACAGCTCGCCGGCACCCCCTCGGTGGTATTCGACGCCGTCGCGGTGGTACTGAGCGCCGACGCCGGCAAGGCGTTGGCCAAGGACGCCGCCGCGGTCGGCTTCGTCAGCGATGCCTGGGCCCACCTGAAGGCCATTGCCAGTGACGAAGGCGCGCAGGCGCTGCTGAAGGCAGCGCGCGTCGGCAACGATGCCGGCATCGTGGAAGCCGAAGACAGCAAGGCCTTCCTCGCGGCTGCCGCCAACCGCCAGTGGGCGCGCGAACCGAAACTGCGCCTGCTGGCCTGA
- a CDS encoding methyl-accepting chemotaxis protein: MNYLRNVRVAWRLGLGFGLLLLLVAAVVATGATATTVQKRAMQQVVEVSVAKVRLLSEMLDANNQMMVVRREMLIRQGDARAADEQRIADLVKRYEASWAAYQALPGDAEGKVIGDTIAAKRAIARPLNKQTSERMEQGDYPGAVALTLGPVQEAANGWNKALADGVAYEEKESREAAAEAIRLGERSLLQLLVLGGVALLVGIAASVLIGRSMTAPLARAVQLAERLSKGELDQEFRLGGRDELTQLGEAMASVRQSVQAAIGAQLQMAEQHEAGAIRYRMDASAFPGDFGRMVQATNHLVESHVQVQLLMAEVMQRYAIGDLSRDLPEYPGEKGTLTRTLAAVKQSLMAINAQIDALAQAARAGDFSMRGDASAFQYQFQAMVNHLNGMMASSQASIADVSDVLRAISHGNLTARMDGEYEGVFARMRDDANTTTAQLTGIVRGIQVAADSINNAAQELAAGNNDLSRRTEQQAANLEEAAASMEELTSTVRQNAELARQADSEAHAAGAAVRETEQAMAQMATVMGEIDQSSARISEISTVIDGIAFQTNILALNAAVEAARAGEQGRGFAVVASEVRTLAQRAGVAAKEIKELIEDAAAKVQSGLAVTVESEAAIARVAQASARTTQLMSDIAAASKEQAAGIEQVNQVVVQMDQVTQQNAALVEEATAASRALEEQAHALTTSVSVFQLEQDVRKPAVSARAA; this comes from the coding sequence ATGAATTACTTGAGGAACGTCAGGGTTGCCTGGCGTCTTGGGCTGGGCTTTGGCCTGTTGCTGCTGCTGGTCGCGGCGGTCGTCGCTACCGGTGCCACCGCCACCACCGTGCAGAAGCGCGCGATGCAGCAGGTGGTCGAGGTCAGCGTGGCCAAGGTACGGCTGCTGTCGGAAATGCTCGATGCCAACAACCAGATGATGGTGGTGCGCCGCGAGATGCTGATCCGCCAGGGCGACGCACGCGCGGCCGACGAGCAGCGCATCGCCGATCTGGTCAAGCGCTACGAGGCCAGCTGGGCCGCCTATCAGGCACTGCCGGGCGACGCCGAGGGCAAGGTGATCGGCGACACCATCGCCGCCAAGCGCGCGATCGCGCGCCCGCTCAACAAGCAGACCAGCGAACGGATGGAGCAGGGCGATTATCCCGGCGCCGTGGCGCTGACCCTCGGCCCGGTGCAGGAGGCCGCCAACGGCTGGAACAAGGCGCTGGCCGACGGCGTGGCCTATGAAGAAAAGGAAAGCCGCGAGGCCGCCGCCGAGGCGATCCGCCTGGGTGAGCGCAGCCTGTTGCAGCTGCTGGTACTGGGGGGTGTGGCGCTGCTGGTCGGCATCGCCGCCTCGGTACTGATCGGCCGCAGCATGACCGCGCCGCTGGCGCGTGCGGTGCAGCTGGCCGAGCGCCTGTCCAAGGGCGAGCTGGACCAGGAGTTCCGCCTCGGCGGCCGTGATGAACTGACCCAGCTGGGCGAGGCGATGGCCAGCGTGCGCCAGAGCGTGCAGGCCGCGATCGGTGCGCAGCTGCAGATGGCCGAGCAGCATGAAGCCGGTGCGATCCGTTACCGGATGGACGCCAGCGCGTTCCCCGGCGATTTCGGCCGCATGGTGCAGGCCACCAATCACCTGGTCGAGTCGCACGTGCAGGTGCAGCTGCTGATGGCCGAGGTCATGCAGCGCTATGCCATCGGTGATCTGAGCCGCGATCTGCCCGAGTACCCAGGCGAGAAGGGCACGCTGACCCGCACCCTGGCCGCGGTGAAGCAGAGCCTGATGGCGATCAACGCCCAGATCGATGCACTGGCGCAGGCCGCCCGCGCCGGTGATTTCAGCATGCGTGGCGATGCATCGGCCTTCCAGTACCAGTTCCAGGCCATGGTCAACCACCTCAACGGCATGATGGCCAGCTCGCAGGCCAGCATCGCCGATGTCTCCGACGTGCTGCGTGCGATCTCCCACGGCAACCTCACTGCGCGCATGGACGGCGAGTACGAAGGCGTGTTCGCGCGCATGCGCGACGATGCCAACACCACCACCGCACAGCTGACCGGCATCGTGCGTGGCATCCAGGTGGCCGCCGACAGCATCAACAACGCGGCGCAGGAACTGGCCGCCGGCAACAACGATCTGTCGCGCCGCACCGAACAGCAGGCCGCCAATCTGGAAGAGGCCGCCGCATCGATGGAAGAGCTGACCTCGACCGTGCGCCAGAATGCCGAACTGGCGCGCCAGGCCGACAGCGAAGCGCACGCTGCCGGTGCTGCGGTGCGCGAGACCGAACAGGCCATGGCCCAGATGGCCACGGTGATGGGCGAGATCGATCAGTCGTCGGCGCGCATCTCGGAAATCTCCACGGTGATCGACGGCATCGCCTTCCAGACCAACATCCTGGCGCTCAATGCGGCGGTGGAAGCCGCACGTGCCGGTGAGCAGGGACGCGGCTTCGCCGTGGTCGCCAGCGAAGTGCGCACGCTGGCGCAGCGCGCCGGTGTTGCCGCCAAGGAGATCAAGGAGCTGATCGAGGATGCCGCCGCCAAGGTCCAGAGCGGCCTGGCGGTGACCGTCGAATCGGAAGCAGCCATTGCCCGCGTCGCCCAGGCCAGTGCGCGCACCACCCAGCTGATGAGTGACATCGCCGCGGCCAGCAAGGAACAGGCGGCCGGCATCGAGCAGGTCAACCAGGTGGTGGTGCAGATGGACCAGGTGACCCAGCAGAACGCCGCACTGGTGGAAGAGGCAACAGCCGCCAGCCGCGCGCTGGAAGAGCAGGCGCATGCCCTGACCACCTCGGTGTCGGTGTTCCAGCTGGAGCAGGATGTGCGCAAGCCTGCGGTGTCTGCGCGCGCGGCGTAA